CACTGGAGCGGCTGTGTGATTCCTACCGCTCTGGCCCAGCGGTAGAGTCGGCGGGTCGGCGCCACGTCCAATACTTCGTCGTATCGGTGGGGATACTCACGCTTCAACCGTCGTTCAAGATCTGAATCGAACTGCGTCCTCGGGACGGTCGGATGGCACATCCGAACAGTTTCGCTGTGCTGACAAACTCCTTGAGCGTCTGATTCCATACGCCAGCCAAACTCGACGTCTTCGCGCCATTCTGAGAACGCAGAACGGAATCCACCGACAGAGAGCGCCGCGTCCCGACGAACCGCTAGATTACAGCCAACGTAATGTCGAGGGCCGAAACTCCGACAGCCGCCGTACACAGGTCCTTCGAGACAGACCAGTTTGGGATTGTTGTGAAATTTGCTGTGGATGTTCGCAAGCCAATCTCGCGGCGGACGAGTATCGTCATCTGTCAGCGCGACAATCGACGCTGTTGCCGCACGAAGTCCCCTGTTCCGTGCCTCTGAACGGTCGATGGAGCCGTCGTCGACGACCAACACCTCGTACGACTTCTCAATAGTCTGATCGTCGAGACAGGCCATGGTCGGAGCGTGATCGTACGCTGGTACCGATGGGATTACGACCGAAATCGTAGGACTGTCAGCTTCCTGAGCGTACTCGACTTCCATGCACGAATGGGTCGCCTGTAGAAAGAAAATACGTGTCGATCTAGGCGACCTCGTCCATCTTCTCGTATAATGTAACCACTTTGTGATTTTGGACAGTTCATTTATTACGACATCGGTTGTTACCACGCAACATGAACACCTCTGTCAGTATCGACTCGATCACGCCACTCCAATGGATCGCCGTTGGATGTGCTGTCGTTAGTGGGATAATACACCTAGTTATTGGTATCCAATCCTTCCCCGGGAGTATGCCTATCGCGTTCATCCTCGCTGGTCTCGGGTTCCTTGGTGCAGTACTTCTCTTCTTGCTTGATTACCGACGCCGCATGCTCTATCTGCTCGGAGTCCCATTCGTACTCATCCAGATCGTGCTGTACGTGCTGATCAACCAACGCGCAGATCCGGCGATTTCTCCGGTTGAGGGCATTGATAAAGTCGTTCAGATCCTCCTCGTGGTCATCCTCGTCATTCTCTATCGGCGCAGAGCGTGATCGATCGCGGAACGTCACTCGTTCCCAAGTCGGTTATCGAGATACGCAACTCTGCCCCGGACTACAGAATTTTCTCGAAATATTCAGGCAACCGTTTTCTAAAGACCACGTATGGGATCGCGGTCACAACAGCTGCAACCGCGATCCACCGTGGAGAGCCGTCGAGAGAGACAGCAATCATTGCCGCGAACACGACTGTCAACGCAAGGTCTTCGGGTGCTCCATCGTACCGAACGACGTATCGTGCGGGAAGCCACCGCTCCCGGAGGTGATCGTAGACAGCGTTTGGATTCGTCCGCTCCCACGGTCGAAGCTCCGTCCCGGCACCGAACATGTCGCTCGTAGAGTGAACGGCTGCTGCTACGAGCGCAGCCGAAACCACGACAGCGAGAGACGACGGGACTGCCAGCGTGATCGCACACCCCGCAATCGCGATCGGCCACGACAGCACCGGAAAGTGGAGCGTTCGTCGGTGTTCACCGACGAAAAGATCAATATCGGGGACAATACCACCGATGGCTCCGCCGATGGCGGCGACAGTACCAAATTCGGGAGCGAGAAGTGCCACCGGTAAGGACAGGGCCATCCCGACCGCGATGTGGGTAAGGACCATCACGACTCTGCTGTTCGATAGAGGAAATCGTACTGGTGTGCGACGTAGCTAAGTACGCCATCCTCCAGTTGTTGTCGTCGTATGTGGAGCCAGTCGTCTGCGTCTGGGTGATCACCGACAGCTTCGGCAACGAATTCGAGGATCGTAGCGAGAAAAGCACGCTCATTCGCAGGGTATGCTCCCGCACGCGGGCGAATGATCCAGTCCGAAGGCGCGACCGAAAGTAGGCGTCCACTGCGCTCGCGTAGGTGGTCAAGCACACGTCGCCCAGCGCGTACGTCCCGTCCGGGCAGGCTGTCGATGTGATCGTGATACACTCGTTCGATCTCTCTGTCAGCTGGATGGTCGGGTTGGAAGATTGTTCCGCCGTCGAACGTCAGTGGCGCGTAGATCAGCCCGTCTGATTTGAGAGCGTCATTAAAGGCGTCGAACGCCTCTCGGATGGGGACGAGATCGAGGAAGGATGCCGCAATGAGGAGATCAGCATCCTCGCCCTTGAACACAGAAAGGGCGTCGCCTTGCTCAAATCTGACATTGAGATCAGCAACACGAAAACCGCCATCTATCGGCTCGGCGTTGAGTTCGGCCTCTCGCTGCTCTCGTGCGTATGCGAGCACGCTCTCCGAACGATCGACGCCGCGGTACGTTCCAGCTTCGACGCCCCATTTGTGGAGTCGGGAAACCATTGTGCCCGTCCCACATCCGGCTTCGAGAATACGCGGTTTCTCCGGAAGTTCAGCGAGCAGTCGATCGCGGACGCGCGCTGAGAATGCCCGGGTATCGACAGTCCGTTTCGCTTCGAGATACTGTGGCACGGCGTAGTTCATCGGTCTAGTGTCCGTTGGTGGCTTGCCCATGCCGAATCATCCTCCCAGAGACGGACAACGAGTTCTGTCGGATTCGGATCATCGACCGCGTCTGCAATACGATCTCCGAACAGGTGGGCAAAACGTTCGACACTCGGATTCATCCCTTCGAACTCGGGAAGGTCATTGAGGAGTGTATCCCGGTAACGTTCTTCGAGCGTGTCGAGAGTAGCATTCACAGTATCGATATCGACGAGATAACCGAACTCACCGAGTGTAGGTCCAGCGAACTGTACCTCGACGGTGAAATGGTGGCTGTGGACGTCGCCCTCGGGTCCCGGATTGGGAACCGTGAGTGCGTGCTGTGCAACGAAGTCGCGTGTAACCGTTAGTTCGTACGTCTGGTTATCGATGTCGTTGTTGAGGGTCGTTGTCATGGGTACGTAAGAAGTACTTGCAATGGAGATTGAGATTCATCGAGCAATCGATACGCGGACGGTGCGTCGGCGAACGGAATTTGGTGAGTGATGAGTGACTCGATTGGAAGCGCCTGAAGCCGATCGAGTGCAGTGTTCAGTCGTCGTGTTTTCGTCCAGCGGCCACGAGATTCAGGAGACAGCGTGCTCACCTGACTCGATTCGATGGTGACGCGGTCGCGGTGGAAGTTCGTTCCAAGATCGAGCGTCGGCTGTTTTGTCCCGTACCACGATCCGACGACGACGCGACTATCGTAGCCCGTACTAGAAATCGCATCATCCAGCGCCTCAGGACGACCGGAGAGTTCGTACACGAGGTCAGCGCCATCAGCTGCTCCTTCACAGACGTCGTCCGTCGCTTCATCGGGAGTGATTGCCTCGTCGGCACCCATCCGTAGGGCGTGTTCGCGTCGATCGGTGATCGGGTCAACCGCGACAAGTCGTTCGAGGGGGAAATCCGAGAGCACACCGATGGTGCAGAGTCCGATAACGCCTGCTCCAAAAACGATCACCCGCTCTCCAAGACGGGGTCGACCATCGAGTACGAGCGACGTCGCCGTCTCGGCCGATGAAAGCATCGCTGCTGTTTCAGATGATACATTATCGGGAACAGGAACGAGCGTCGCGGGCTGAGCAGCGAACCGTGATTCATGTGGATTGAACGCGAAGACGCGTTGGCCCCGCCAGTCCTCGGTGACTGCGTTTCCGGTTGCGATGACTTCTCCGACCGCGGCGTAGCCGTATCGGAGCGGGAAGGATAGATCACCATCGAGCGCGTCGATGGTCTCATCTGCTTGTAGGTCAATTGGAGCCTCACCGCGGTGAATAAGTAGTTCAGTCCCAGCATTGACGGCCGAAATTTGTGTCTCGACGATCACCTCATCATCTGCAGGTTCGAACGTTGTTGTCCTCAGTTCGGTCTCTCCCGGCCTGACAAAATAGAGGGATTGTCGATCCATCAGGCATCCTCCACGCTTGCGGCGTCCGTATCCATCCCACAATCGTAGAACGGATCTAACGCGCACTCCAGTCTATTGTTGGACATTTCAATGGATAATTCCGCTGTCCGGAACACGTTCAACGTGCGTTTCACTTCGCTGGATTCGCAGGCAGTCATCCTGTGATCACATCCGACCCAGCGTTAGATTCGAGTAGCTCAACTCAGTCGTTCGGAGAGTGGTTCTCGATGTTCCGTTGGAACCACTTTGTTTTGGATCAGTGCTGGTCGTCTCGGCGAGGTTGCTGTCGGCCCAATCGCCGAACGCGTCATCCCGGGTACGCTGCTCATTCACGAGGCCGGTACTGGCTAAACGCTGTCTGGCCCACAACTGTACAATGGTTCTCGCTGCAGTTCGGGAGAGAGTCTATGATCCATCTCCACCGGTCTAAACGAGCGAGAACGCACACTGGACCAAGTGGCTGGCTGGGATGCTCACACGCATATTACCTCGCAATCAATAACTATCTTTCTGTCAATCAACGTGACCAGCCATAATAAAATAGTCTCGCGCGAACACGACAAGGGAAGGTGTTAGTACGACGGCAGCAAGCACCCGAACCGTCTCTACCGAGAGAAGAGGCGCAAGTGCGACGGTAATGAATACCATTTGTATCCCTGCAAGTGAACGGCGAACTGCACTGGGTGTCAGATCGTTAACTGGCTTCCCCCGAATCCGGCGCAACCCCCGGCCAGCTTTGAATAAGTACCGGGCAAACGAGAGCGAAAGATACCAGAATGGAAGCCGGCCCCAGAACACAGCGACCACGGGCGCAACGAGAAAACCGATCGTGTCGAATGCCATGTCCAGTTTCGCGCCGAGGACCGTGGTCCGCCCGTCGAATCGGGCTGTGAACCCATCTACCCAGTCGAGCGCGCATCCAGTTCCGTAGAGAAGCGCCGGAAGCCACGCGAGGGATGGCGTCGGCTCGACAGCAGCAAAGCCAGCAACCGCTGCGAAGGCACCGCCGCGGATGAGAGTTACCGTGTTCGCAACACCGAGCGTGTCGTACAACCTCACGTTCGCACCTTTGGTGTGGTTTGCGTCGAGGTGCTGTCTGAGGAACCAGAGTTCAAAGGCAGCAACGCCAACCGTCACTACTGCCCAACGTGTTGCCACCGGCGGATCGATGAGCATAGCGACTCCGCCCGCTCCTGTGATGAGCGCAACTGTGAAGCTAATGGTAACGACGGTCCAGTCGCGCTGAAGCCGAGCCAGAGTACTCGTAGCCATGATTATCGATTGAACGCTGGATCTTCGAGCTTCGCGATGCGCGCTGTGTCTTCGTCGGTGAGCTGGAGCCGGGCGGCCGCGAGATTCGCAACGATGTGATCGGGAGTGATACTTGACGGGATGGGGACCACACCGCGTTGGACGTTCCATGCAAGCACGACTGCCGCTTGTGAGACGCCGTGTTTCTCAGCAACAACAGCGAGGTTCCGCTCGTCCAGAATCCCAGACGGAGACAGCGGCGAATGCGCCATCACCCTGATGCCGTAGTCATGACACGCCTGAATGAGCTCGGTTTGTGGATGATAGGGGTGTGATTCGACTTGCACGATGGCCGGCAAGACGCGTGCCGAGGTGATGAGCGTCTCCAACTGATCGAGGGTGACGTTACAAATGCCGAGAGTGCGAACGTCGCTGCGATCATAGAGCTGTTCCATTCGGTGCCACGTCTCGGTCAGTGACGTGTCCACCGTCTTCGGGTCTCCGTTCTCGTCTGTTGGGAACGTCAGT
The nucleotide sequence above comes from Halocatena marina. Encoded proteins:
- a CDS encoding glycosyltransferase family 2 protein; this translates as MEVEYAQEADSPTISVVIPSVPAYDHAPTMACLDDQTIEKSYEVLVVDDGSIDRSEARNRGLRAATASIVALTDDDTRPPRDWLANIHSKFHNNPKLVCLEGPVYGGCRSFGPRHYVGCNLAVRRDAALSVGGFRSAFSEWREDVEFGWRMESDAQGVCQHSETVRMCHPTVPRTQFDSDLERRLKREYPHRYDEVLDVAPTRRLYRWARAVGITQPLQWVRAAFRRRVFGDCYDPASRD
- a CDS encoding zinc-binding alcohol dehydrogenase gives rise to the protein MDRQSLYFVRPGETELRTTTFEPADDEVIVETQISAVNAGTELLIHRGEAPIDLQADETIDALDGDLSFPLRYGYAAVGEVIATGNAVTEDWRGQRVFAFNPHESRFAAQPATLVPVPDNVSSETAAMLSSAETATSLVLDGRPRLGERVIVFGAGVIGLCTIGVLSDFPLERLVAVDPITDRREHALRMGADEAITPDEATDDVCEGAADGADLVYELSGRPEALDDAISSTGYDSRVVVGSWYGTKQPTLDLGTNFHRDRVTIESSQVSTLSPESRGRWTKTRRLNTALDRLQALPIESLITHQIPFADAPSAYRLLDESQSPLQVLLTYP
- a CDS encoding metal-dependent hydrolase, which encodes MVLTHIAVGMALSLPVALLAPEFGTVAAIGGAIGGIVPDIDLFVGEHRRTLHFPVLSWPIAIAGCAITLAVPSSLAVVVSAALVAAAVHSTSDMFGAGTELRPWERTNPNAVYDHLRERWLPARYVVRYDGAPEDLALTVVFAAMIAVSLDGSPRWIAVAAVVTAIPYVVFRKRLPEYFEKIL
- a CDS encoding bifunctional 2-polyprenyl-6-hydroxyphenol methylase/3-demethylubiquinol 3-O-methyltransferase UbiG; translation: MGKPPTDTRPMNYAVPQYLEAKRTVDTRAFSARVRDRLLAELPEKPRILEAGCGTGTMVSRLHKWGVEAGTYRGVDRSESVLAYAREQREAELNAEPIDGGFRVADLNVRFEQGDALSVFKGEDADLLIAASFLDLVPIREAFDAFNDALKSDGLIYAPLTFDGGTIFQPDHPADREIERVYHDHIDSLPGRDVRAGRRVLDHLRERSGRLLSVAPSDWIIRPRAGAYPANERAFLATILEFVAEAVGDHPDADDWLHIRRQQLEDGVLSYVAHQYDFLYRTAES
- a CDS encoding 6-carboxytetrahydropterin synthase, whose product is MTTTLNNDIDNQTYELTVTRDFVAQHALTVPNPGPEGDVHSHHFTVEVQFAGPTLGEFGYLVDIDTVNATLDTLEERYRDTLLNDLPEFEGMNPSVERFAHLFGDRIADAVDDPNPTELVVRLWEDDSAWASHQRTLDR
- a CDS encoding CDP-alcohol phosphatidyltransferase family protein, translating into MATSTLARLQRDWTVVTISFTVALITGAGGVAMLIDPPVATRWAVVTVGVAAFELWFLRQHLDANHTKGANVRLYDTLGVANTVTLIRGGAFAAVAGFAAVEPTPSLAWLPALLYGTGCALDWVDGFTARFDGRTTVLGAKLDMAFDTIGFLVAPVVAVFWGRLPFWYLSLSFARYLFKAGRGLRRIRGKPVNDLTPSAVRRSLAGIQMVFITVALAPLLSVETVRVLAAVVLTPSLVVFARDYFIMAGHVD